The Castor canadensis chromosome 8, mCasCan1.hap1v2, whole genome shotgun sequence genome contains a region encoding:
- the LOC109702244 gene encoding olfactory receptor 6C76-like, protein MKNQTSVYEFILLGLTDDPKLNILIFLFLFLAYILSITGNMTIITLTLIDLHLKTPMYFFLRNFSFLEITFTTVCIPRFLVSIVTGDMTISYNSCMAQVFFFILLGSTEFFLLTAMSYDRYIAICKPLYYTTIMNSRICIQLVLSSWLAGFLIIFPPVIMGLQLDFCDSNIIDHFTCDSSPMLLIACTDTTFLELLGFFLAVFVLMMTLTLVILSYIFILKTILRIPSAEQRKKAFSTCSSHMIVVSISYGSCIFMYVKTSAKEGVALTKGIAVLNTSVAPMLNPFIYSLRNQQVKQSFKNLLKRHFSNKF, encoded by the coding sequence atgaaaaatcaaacatCTGTGTATGAGTTCATTCTTCTGGGATTGACAGATGACCCAaagctaaatattttaatttttctatttttatttctagcttATATACTGAGTATTACTGGAAATATGACAATAATTACCCTCACTCTGATTGATTTGCACCTCAAAACacctatgtatttctttcttaggAACTTCTCTTTCCTAGAAATCACATTCACAACAGTTTGTATTCCTAGATTCCTGGTCAGTATTGTAACAGGGGATATGACCATTTCTTATAATTCTTGCATGGCCCAGGTGTTTTTCTTTATACTCCTTGGTTCAacagaatttttccttttgaCTGCCATGTCCTATGATCGGTATATAGCTATCTGTAAGCCATTGTATTACACAACAATAATGAACAGCAGGATCTGCATCCAGCTGGTACTTAGTTCTTGGCTGGCTGGATTTCTCATTATCTTTCCACCTGTCATCATGGGGCTTCAACTGGATTTCTGTGACTCCAACATCATTGACCACTTCACTTGTGACTCCTCTCCAATGCTACTGATTGCCTGCACAGACACAACTTTCCTGGAGCTCTTGGGATTTTTCCTGGCAGTATTCGTTCTCATGATGACCTTAACATTAGTGATCCTTTCCTACATATTCATCCTTAAGACAATTCTGAGAATCCCCTCTGCTGAGCAGAGGAAAAAGGCCTTTTCCacttgttcctcacacatgaTTGTTGTCTCCATTTCTTATGGAAGCTGCATTTTCATGTATGTCAAAACTTCAGCAAAAGAAGGTGTGGCTTTGACTAAGGGTATAGCAGTTCTCAATACTTCTGTTGCCCCAATGCTAAATCCTTTTATTTACTCCCTGAGGAACCAGCAAGTAAAGCAATCCTTTAAGAACTTGCTCAAAaggcatttttcaaataaattttaa